A single region of the Nitrospira sp. genome encodes:
- a CDS encoding peptidylprolyl isomerase, which yields MMARGQWCNRLRLAGMFGVVLAVGLGGNGWAADPAPSSGGEVTNAGNMRAVIKTKFGDIEIKFLPDVAPKHVDNFIKLAKTGFYNGTIFHRVIPGFMIQGGDPNTKDSLKKGAYGQGGPGQNVKAEFSDLPHKRGVVSMARAQDPDSAGSQFFIVVEDSRFLDRKYTIFGEVVKGIGVADKIVALPRVMCQAGAPSPADKGPCDNPIDRVEMTVTLLE from the coding sequence ATGATGGCACGAGGACAATGGTGCAACCGGTTGAGACTTGCGGGAATGTTCGGTGTGGTGCTGGCAGTCGGCCTAGGGGGGAACGGTTGGGCCGCCGACCCTGCCCCGTCATCGGGTGGCGAAGTCACAAATGCGGGTAACATGCGTGCGGTGATCAAGACCAAGTTTGGAGACATTGAGATCAAGTTCCTGCCCGATGTGGCGCCGAAGCATGTTGACAACTTCATCAAGTTGGCCAAAACCGGATTCTACAACGGTACGATTTTTCACCGTGTGATCCCGGGGTTCATGATTCAGGGGGGAGATCCGAACACCAAGGATTCCCTGAAAAAGGGGGCCTATGGTCAAGGCGGTCCTGGGCAGAACGTCAAAGCCGAGTTCAGCGATCTGCCGCACAAACGAGGTGTGGTGTCGATGGCACGCGCGCAAGACCCGGATAGTGCGGGATCACAATTCTTTATCGTCGTGGAAGACTCACGATTTTTAGACCGGAAATATACGATTTTCGGAGAAGTCGTCAAAGGTATCGGCGTGGCCGACAAAATCGTGGCCTTGCCCAGAGTTATGTGTCAGGCCGGAGCACCGAGTCCTGCAGACAAAGGACCCTGTGACAATCCGATTGATCGGGTTGAGATGACGGTGACGCTTCTCGAATGA
- the fabF gene encoding beta-ketoacyl-ACP synthase II gives MQDRPVRRVVITGLGLVTPLGTGVDKTWKALCAGESGIGRITRFDPTGYDAQIAGEVKDFDPAQFIEKKEIKKMDTFIHYAVGASQLAVDDANLKVAPEEATRVGVYIGSGIGGLGSIEHYHDVLKEKGPGRVSPFFIPMTIINLASGQVAIRVGAKGPNSCAVTACATGNHCIGDAYRLIQRNDADVMIAGGAEAAITPLGVAGFASAKALSFRNSEPTKASRPFDKDRDGFVLGEGAGVVVLEELEHARARGARIYAELIGYAMNSDAYHITAPPEEGEGAVRCMDMALKNAGVAKTDIGYINAHGTSTMADAIETKAIKHVFGEQAYRIPVSSTKSMTGHLLGAAGGIEAVFSILALHHGILPPTINLDHPDPACDLDYVPNQARPAQVQVALSNSFGFGGVNACLIFRRCDQ, from the coding sequence ATGCAGGATCGACCCGTCAGACGTGTCGTGATAACCGGCCTTGGACTGGTGACCCCGTTGGGCACCGGGGTAGACAAGACTTGGAAGGCGCTGTGCGCCGGGGAGTCGGGTATCGGCCGCATCACGCGATTCGATCCGACCGGTTACGATGCGCAGATTGCGGGAGAAGTCAAAGACTTCGATCCGGCTCAGTTCATCGAGAAAAAAGAAATCAAGAAGATGGACACCTTCATCCACTATGCGGTTGGCGCCAGCCAGCTTGCGGTGGATGATGCGAACCTCAAAGTGGCGCCCGAAGAGGCCACGAGAGTCGGTGTGTACATCGGATCGGGTATCGGCGGACTGGGATCGATCGAACACTATCATGATGTCCTGAAGGAGAAGGGGCCTGGCCGAGTTTCTCCGTTCTTCATTCCGATGACGATCATCAACCTGGCCTCAGGGCAAGTGGCGATTCGGGTTGGGGCAAAGGGACCGAACTCCTGCGCAGTGACGGCCTGTGCGACGGGCAATCACTGTATCGGCGATGCGTATCGGCTCATTCAGCGGAACGACGCGGATGTCATGATCGCCGGTGGCGCGGAAGCGGCGATCACCCCACTGGGTGTCGCGGGGTTTGCCTCGGCCAAAGCGCTCTCCTTCAGAAACAGTGAGCCAACCAAGGCCAGCCGGCCGTTCGACAAGGATCGTGACGGGTTTGTCTTGGGCGAAGGGGCTGGGGTGGTGGTCCTCGAAGAATTGGAGCACGCCCGTGCCCGCGGCGCACGCATATATGCTGAGCTGATCGGCTATGCGATGAACAGTGATGCGTACCATATCACCGCGCCGCCAGAAGAAGGCGAAGGCGCGGTGCGCTGTATGGACATGGCGCTCAAGAATGCCGGCGTCGCGAAGACGGACATTGGGTACATTAATGCCCATGGCACATCGACGATGGCAGATGCCATTGAGACGAAGGCCATTAAGCATGTGTTTGGGGAGCAGGCCTACCGTATTCCCGTCAGTTCGACGAAGTCCATGACCGGGCATTTACTCGGTGCCGCCGGCGGAATTGAGGCTGTGTTCAGCATTCTTGCATTGCACCATGGCATCCTGCCTCCGACCATCAACCTTGATCATCCTGATCCCGCCTGCGATCTTGATTACGTGCCCAATCAGGCTCGTCCAGCTCAGGTCCAGGTGGCCCTTTCGAATTCGTTCGGTTTCGGCGGGGTCAATGCCTGCCTGATCTTTCGCAGGTGTGATCAGTAA
- the rnc gene encoding ribonuclease III, which translates to MTPATSIEAVQRLLGYHFHQPRLLEEALTHKSYSNERRTKERTQNERLEFLGDAVLSLVMSEYLATEFPGSNEGGLSKLKAHLVSEASLAKAARRMKLGRLLRLGKGEELSKGREKHSLLADALEALIAAVYLDGGLEASRAFTLRVLEEELLAARAERARPGMDDYKTQLQELCQKRFDSLPQYATVRESGPDHEKVFEVELTILGVMRGIGCGHSKKEAEQMAAKEALAQLTA; encoded by the coding sequence ATGACGCCCGCAACGTCAATTGAGGCGGTCCAGCGCCTGTTGGGCTACCATTTCCATCAGCCGCGGCTCTTGGAAGAAGCCCTGACCCACAAATCGTATTCCAACGAGCGGCGCACTAAAGAGCGCACCCAGAACGAGCGTCTCGAGTTTCTCGGGGATGCCGTCCTATCTCTGGTCATGAGCGAATATCTCGCGACGGAATTCCCGGGGAGCAATGAAGGGGGGCTTTCCAAGCTGAAAGCGCATCTCGTCAGTGAGGCTTCGCTGGCTAAGGCCGCCAGACGCATGAAGCTGGGCCGACTCTTGCGCTTGGGAAAAGGCGAAGAGCTGTCGAAGGGACGAGAAAAACATTCCTTGTTGGCCGATGCGCTCGAAGCATTGATCGCGGCCGTCTATCTCGACGGGGGGCTCGAGGCGAGCCGAGCCTTCACCTTGCGGGTGTTGGAAGAAGAGTTGCTGGCAGCGCGTGCGGAACGGGCTCGCCCGGGGATGGACGATTACAAAACGCAGCTGCAGGAGTTGTGTCAAAAGCGCTTCGATAGTCTGCCGCAGTACGCGACGGTGCGGGAATCGGGGCCGGACCACGAAAAGGTGTTTGAAGTTGAGCTGACGATTTTGGGCGTGATGCGGGGAATTGGCTGTGGGCATAGCAAAAAAGAGGCAGAACAGATGGCCGCGAAGGAAGCGCTGGCACAGTTAACGGCCTAG
- a CDS encoding ABC transporter substrate-binding protein, with protein MARRLLRVPRVCVTVGLFMVVCCMVRPSTAAWIDPLTPQERQGRDFYQYGADGHADHVRVSLEGVKGGLPPTLFRCAGCHGHRGQGTQEGGLRVPPLTPLALRQAREGVSAGGARPGYTDEGLANAITQGIDASHHALHPSMPRYQLTSDQLAGVIAYLNRIGGESDTDLGVTATAVTVGAALPLTGPLARIGQDVAAILRGAIQRLNEQGGVYGRHIELIVEDSRGEPALTEQAVARLIETHHVFALVGSFEPAGEVGARERLEQYHIPSIFPLTQSPQLYDPPSPSLFYALPGFDLQFRSLLDFFASRAKALTGTSQPRLALVHRNGGGNGEALRGALAQVRHHGLNLAMNYEYSKGRQDVVALVTQLEQQGIDAVLFIGDGEGLVSMANELARRELSPIVLSAIGMVGAHAHTVPSGLRSRVVLVTPIDPPTERELTSLRALSEQATVTSVGFARMSQGAVSVLGESLKRAGRDLSRHAVIEALETFLDQDTGAGFSVTFGAQRRLGHVASKVVGLTQNPPYVSPLTDWMMPEGDP; from the coding sequence ATGGCTCGTCGACTGCTCCGAGTGCCCAGAGTCTGTGTTACCGTCGGCCTGTTCATGGTGGTGTGTTGTATGGTGCGGCCTTCGACCGCGGCATGGATCGATCCGCTCACGCCACAGGAGCGGCAGGGGCGCGATTTCTATCAGTATGGCGCGGACGGACATGCGGATCATGTTCGCGTGAGCTTGGAGGGAGTCAAGGGAGGCCTGCCGCCGACTCTTTTTCGGTGCGCGGGGTGTCATGGCCACCGTGGACAGGGAACGCAAGAGGGGGGGCTGCGAGTCCCTCCTCTCACGCCACTGGCGCTCAGGCAGGCGCGGGAAGGTGTCAGTGCCGGAGGGGCTCGTCCCGGATACACGGACGAGGGGCTGGCGAACGCCATCACGCAAGGCATTGATGCGTCCCACCATGCGTTACACCCGAGTATGCCGCGGTATCAGCTAACCTCCGACCAATTGGCAGGGGTGATCGCGTATTTGAACCGGATCGGAGGGGAGTCGGACACGGATCTCGGAGTGACCGCGACTGCTGTCACGGTCGGAGCGGCGCTCCCCTTGACGGGGCCGCTTGCACGGATAGGCCAGGATGTGGCCGCGATCTTGAGAGGGGCTATACAGCGTCTGAACGAGCAGGGGGGTGTGTACGGCCGGCACATCGAGTTGATTGTGGAAGATTCCCGGGGGGAGCCTGCACTCACGGAGCAGGCCGTTGCTCGCCTCATCGAGACACATCACGTCTTCGCCCTCGTGGGAAGCTTTGAGCCGGCGGGAGAGGTAGGCGCCCGTGAGCGCCTGGAGCAGTACCATATCCCCTCGATTTTTCCTCTGACTCAATCCCCCCAGCTATATGATCCGCCTAGCCCTTCCCTATTTTATGCCTTGCCTGGTTTCGATCTTCAATTCCGATCATTGCTCGATTTTTTTGCGTCCCGAGCGAAGGCCCTCACGGGCACATCACAGCCTCGTTTGGCACTCGTGCATAGGAACGGGGGAGGAAACGGCGAGGCGTTGCGGGGGGCGCTGGCGCAAGTTCGGCATCATGGCTTGAATCTAGCCATGAATTATGAATATTCAAAAGGGCGCCAGGATGTTGTGGCTCTTGTCACGCAATTGGAACAGCAGGGAATCGATGCCGTCCTGTTCATAGGAGACGGAGAAGGTCTTGTCTCGATGGCCAATGAACTTGCCCGTCGGGAACTTTCGCCGATTGTGCTGAGTGCGATCGGCATGGTGGGCGCACACGCTCATACCGTTCCGTCCGGTCTTCGCTCGCGGGTAGTGCTCGTAACCCCGATCGACCCTCCTACGGAGCGGGAGCTGACATCGTTGCGGGCGTTGAGTGAGCAGGCTACCGTAACAAGTGTCGGCTTTGCTCGTATGAGCCAGGGTGCCGTATCGGTGCTGGGCGAATCACTCAAGCGGGCTGGTCGAGACCTCAGTCGTCATGCGGTCATTGAAGCGCTGGAGACATTTCTCGACCAGGACACCGGTGCAGGGTTTTCCGTGACGTTTGGAGCGCAGCGTCGTTTGGGACATGTGGCATCAAAAGTTGTCGGTCTGACCCAAAATCCGCCGTACGTTTCACCATTGACGGATTGGATGATGCCGGAAGGGGATCCATGA
- a CDS encoding ketoacyl-ACP synthase III — MRRARITGTGSYAPERVMTNADLEQLVATSDEWIRERTGIRERRIAAQGQACSDLGLIAAERALKAAGLSGSDLDLILLATCTGDMPLPSTACLLQHRLGATRAAACDLSAACCGFVYALGVADAYVRTGMRHVLVVGSEVMSTITDWTDRNTCILFGDGAGAAVVSASDGDRGILSTHLHSDGSLSDLIVVPGGGTRIPPSEPMMNDRAQYIKMKGNETFKVAVRTLEDVARETLAAHHLSVEDLDLYIPHQANLRIIKAVADRLGLPLEKVVLNMDRYGNTSAASIPIALDEAVRDGRVKDGQLVMFGAFGAGLTWASALVRW, encoded by the coding sequence GTGAGACGTGCGCGAATCACCGGAACCGGCTCGTATGCTCCCGAACGGGTGATGACCAACGCCGACCTGGAACAGTTGGTTGCGACCTCCGATGAGTGGATTCGCGAGCGCACAGGGATTCGTGAGCGCCGCATTGCGGCTCAAGGGCAGGCCTGCTCGGATCTGGGACTGATTGCCGCAGAGCGTGCTTTGAAAGCTGCCGGCCTGTCCGGCAGTGATCTCGATCTGATCCTCCTGGCGACCTGCACCGGGGATATGCCGTTGCCCTCGACGGCCTGTCTGCTCCAACATCGCTTGGGCGCAACCCGCGCGGCGGCTTGCGACTTGTCTGCGGCCTGCTGCGGGTTCGTTTATGCGCTGGGTGTGGCCGATGCGTATGTTCGGACCGGAATGCGCCATGTGTTGGTCGTGGGGTCGGAAGTGATGTCCACGATCACCGATTGGACCGACCGCAATACCTGCATTTTATTCGGGGATGGTGCCGGTGCGGCCGTGGTGAGTGCGTCAGACGGTGATCGAGGGATCCTCTCCACGCATTTGCATTCCGATGGGAGCCTCTCCGATCTCATCGTGGTGCCGGGTGGTGGGACCAGGATACCACCGTCGGAACCCATGATGAACGACCGGGCGCAGTACATCAAAATGAAGGGCAATGAAACCTTCAAGGTGGCGGTGCGCACGCTCGAGGATGTGGCGCGAGAGACCCTGGCGGCGCACCATCTCTCAGTGGAAGATCTGGACCTGTATATTCCTCATCAGGCCAACCTGCGCATTATTAAGGCGGTGGCCGATCGCCTGGGCCTGCCACTCGAAAAAGTGGTCTTGAACATGGATCGTTACGGCAACACGTCTGCCGCCTCCATCCCCATCGCGTTGGACGAAGCCGTGCGTGACGGGCGGGTCAAGGATGGCCAGTTGGTGATGTTCGGAGCATTCGGCGCGGGGCTCACCTGGGCCTCGGCATTGGTGCGTTGGTAG
- a CDS encoding 30S ribosomal protein S18, translated as MERGDRGNSGGGGGRFFQRRKPCRFCVDKAPIDFKDIGLLRNFLTERGRIVPRRISGNCLQHQRVLTVAVKRARQIALVSFAEER; from the coding sequence ATGGAACGAGGAGATCGTGGAAACAGCGGAGGGGGCGGCGGTCGGTTTTTTCAGCGCCGGAAACCGTGCCGGTTTTGCGTCGACAAAGCCCCGATTGATTTCAAGGACATCGGCCTCTTGCGGAATTTTTTGACCGAGCGGGGACGGATTGTCCCACGCCGCATTTCCGGCAATTGCCTGCAGCACCAACGCGTGTTGACGGTGGCGGTCAAGCGGGCGCGACAGATTGCGCTGGTCAGTTTCGCAGAAGAGCGGTAA
- the fabG gene encoding 3-oxoacyl-[acyl-carrier-protein] reductase, translating into MSLQGKVAIVTGGAQGIGRAIAEGLAEDGADIVVADLDPARSQDAVAAIQKLGRRTLSVKVNVADWNDAKAMADQVMQEWGRIDILVNNAGITRDGLLLRMKEEDWNLVLQVNLNGTFHCTKAVLLPMTKQRYGRIVNIASIVGAMGNVGQANYSASKAAVMGFTKTVAREYASRAVTVNAVAPGFIDTAMTQGLPPEVKDALQKQIPLGRLGLPSDIAAAVRFLVSDAASYITGQVLHVNGGMLMV; encoded by the coding sequence ATGTCATTACAGGGAAAAGTAGCAATCGTCACCGGTGGGGCTCAGGGGATTGGACGCGCCATCGCGGAGGGCTTGGCGGAAGATGGTGCCGACATTGTGGTGGCGGACCTCGATCCCGCTCGTTCACAGGATGCTGTGGCGGCGATTCAAAAATTGGGAAGGCGGACATTGAGTGTGAAGGTCAACGTGGCCGATTGGAATGATGCCAAGGCCATGGCCGATCAGGTGATGCAAGAGTGGGGGCGGATCGACATTCTGGTGAACAATGCCGGTATCACGCGGGACGGATTGTTGCTGCGTATGAAGGAGGAGGACTGGAATCTTGTCCTTCAAGTCAACTTGAACGGGACCTTTCATTGCACGAAGGCCGTGCTCCTTCCAATGACGAAGCAGCGATATGGGCGGATCGTCAACATCGCCTCGATTGTGGGGGCGATGGGAAATGTCGGTCAGGCTAATTACTCGGCCTCCAAGGCAGCGGTGATGGGGTTTACCAAAACCGTGGCGCGCGAGTATGCGAGCCGTGCGGTGACGGTCAATGCGGTGGCGCCGGGCTTTATCGATACGGCGATGACCCAGGGGTTACCGCCGGAGGTCAAGGATGCCTTGCAGAAGCAGATTCCATTGGGACGCTTGGGGCTTCCCTCCGACATTGCTGCGGCAGTGCGGTTTTTGGTGTCTGATGCCGCGTCGTACATCACGGGACAGGTGTTGCACGTGAACGGCGGCATGCTCATGGTATAA
- the rpsF gene encoding 30S ribosomal protein S6: MELYESLFIIRPTLSDEETTALIEKMKGTVTKNGANLVRAENWGRKKLAYEIKRERKGTYVYFYFQGPGSTIAELERAYRLEDSIIKFLTVKLEQEPAPPRGAPVATPAAQGATVGGVQ, encoded by the coding sequence ATGGAGCTCTACGAGTCCCTGTTCATTATTCGTCCGACTTTAAGCGACGAAGAAACCACTGCGCTGATTGAAAAGATGAAGGGCACCGTGACAAAGAACGGCGCCAACCTCGTCCGGGCCGAGAATTGGGGCCGCAAGAAGCTTGCGTATGAAATCAAGCGTGAACGGAAGGGCACCTACGTGTATTTCTATTTCCAGGGGCCTGGTTCGACTATCGCCGAACTAGAACGCGCCTATCGGCTTGAAGACTCCATCATCAAGTTCCTCACGGTGAAATTGGAGCAGGAGCCTGCTCCGCCCAGAGGCGCCCCCGTGGCCACACCAGCCGCACAAGGAGCCACCGTTGGCGGGGTTCAATAA
- the plsX gene encoding phosphate acyltransferase PlsX: MKIAVDAMGGDHGPAPVIEGAMQAAQELGVGIILVGREDELTAACRKLNCHDERITIHHAPQVVEMHESPAAVARKKRDSSIWVATELVKSGEADAVVSPGNTGASMVSAFFVLGLIKGVERPAIATMLPTLTGSAVMLDVGANVDCSAQHLEQFALMGNEFARHAYAKPNPRVGLLSIGEEDSKGNEVTKEAFKLLKASPLNFIGNIEGRDVYSGSADVVVCDGFIGNVALKISEGVADVIKKLLMKELSGSWLGRLAYPLIAKPLLNLKRKIDYAEFGGAPLLGVNGTTMICHGRSSAKAIKNAIRRAKGLAETRLDELIQRDIEESLRRHQDERPEGKQA, encoded by the coding sequence ATGAAGATTGCCGTCGATGCGATGGGCGGAGACCACGGACCGGCCCCGGTCATTGAAGGCGCGATGCAAGCCGCGCAGGAGCTGGGTGTCGGCATCATCCTGGTCGGCAGAGAAGATGAGCTGACCGCTGCATGCCGCAAACTCAACTGTCACGACGAACGGATCACCATCCACCATGCGCCGCAAGTGGTCGAGATGCACGAGTCGCCGGCCGCCGTGGCGCGAAAGAAGCGGGACTCCTCCATCTGGGTTGCGACCGAGTTGGTCAAGTCTGGGGAGGCCGATGCAGTGGTGAGCCCGGGCAACACGGGCGCCAGCATGGTGTCGGCGTTTTTCGTGTTGGGGTTGATCAAGGGCGTCGAGCGACCGGCGATTGCCACGATGTTACCGACGTTGACGGGGAGCGCGGTGATGCTCGATGTGGGTGCCAATGTCGATTGTTCGGCGCAGCATCTGGAGCAATTCGCTTTGATGGGCAATGAATTTGCCCGGCATGCCTATGCCAAGCCCAACCCTCGCGTGGGACTCTTGAGCATTGGCGAGGAAGACAGCAAGGGGAACGAGGTCACCAAGGAAGCGTTCAAGTTGTTGAAGGCCAGCCCGCTGAACTTTATTGGAAACATCGAGGGGCGGGACGTCTACAGCGGAAGCGCGGATGTGGTGGTGTGCGACGGATTTATCGGAAATGTGGCTCTGAAGATTTCCGAAGGCGTGGCAGATGTCATTAAGAAGCTGCTGATGAAGGAACTCTCGGGTTCGTGGCTTGGGCGGTTGGCGTATCCGTTGATTGCCAAGCCGCTGCTGAACCTGAAGCGAAAAATCGATTATGCCGAATTTGGCGGAGCGCCTCTGCTAGGCGTCAACGGGACGACGATGATTTGTCACGGTCGCTCATCTGCCAAGGCCATCAAGAATGCCATTCGCCGGGCGAAGGGTCTGGCTGAAACCCGCCTGGACGAGTTGATTCAGCGTGACATTGAAGAGAGTCTGCGGCGGCATCAGGATGAGCGGCCGGAAGGAAAGCAGGCGTGA
- a CDS encoding single-stranded DNA-binding protein, producing MAGFNKVILVGNLTRNPELRYTPSGTPVASFGLATSRRFKQGEELKEEVCFIDIVVFGKQAEHCGQYLSKGNGVIIDGRLQQRRWETEDGQKRSKHEVVAQGVTFLPKRGEAGGEGGGFHEEPPSYEDEQL from the coding sequence TTGGCGGGGTTCAATAAAGTTATTCTGGTCGGAAATCTGACCCGGAATCCTGAGCTGCGGTATACGCCAAGCGGGACGCCGGTCGCCAGTTTCGGCTTGGCGACCAGTCGACGCTTCAAGCAAGGCGAGGAGCTGAAGGAAGAAGTCTGCTTCATCGACATCGTCGTCTTCGGCAAACAGGCCGAACATTGTGGGCAATACCTGAGCAAAGGCAACGGGGTGATCATCGACGGGCGTCTGCAGCAGCGCCGGTGGGAGACGGAAGACGGCCAGAAACGTAGCAAGCACGAAGTCGTGGCCCAAGGTGTGACCTTTCTACCGAAGCGTGGCGAGGCCGGAGGCGAGGGCGGCGGCTTTCATGAAGAACCACCTTCATACGAAGACGAACAGTTGTAG
- the acpP gene encoding acyl carrier protein gives MATVDERVKKIIAEQLGVEEEEVTPEAHFVEDLGADSLDTVELVMALEEEFEIEIPDEDAEKILTVGKALDYIKEKA, from the coding sequence ATGGCAACAGTAGATGAACGGGTGAAGAAAATTATTGCGGAACAGTTAGGGGTCGAAGAAGAAGAGGTGACTCCTGAGGCACACTTCGTCGAAGACTTGGGTGCGGATTCACTCGACACCGTTGAGTTGGTGATGGCGCTTGAGGAAGAATTTGAAATTGAGATCCCCGATGAGGATGCGGAAAAAATTCTCACGGTCGGCAAGGCGTTGGATTACATTAAAGAGAAGGCCTAA
- a CDS encoding DUF177 domain-containing protein, producing MDMLNPAIADIGPDGLTVSCAATGAQLGLNESEDTFEGSLDIHLELARQDGPISVTGTLEGTAIRQCVRCLADYADPLYVNLYAEYLPQVGAPSKSAPAEQGRKRARRDAQPVEPVEEADEEDEMYWYQGDHLDLAPMLREQVILAAPMQPLCREECLGLCSQCGQNLNERRCGCPPEQAPSPFRMLRGRQSQSGNA from the coding sequence ATGGATATGCTCAACCCAGCGATTGCCGATATCGGCCCGGATGGCTTGACTGTGTCGTGTGCGGCGACAGGGGCACAGTTGGGTTTGAATGAGTCGGAAGACACGTTCGAGGGATCGCTCGATATTCACCTGGAACTCGCCAGGCAGGACGGTCCGATCAGTGTGACCGGCACGCTGGAGGGCACGGCAATCCGACAGTGTGTCCGGTGTCTTGCGGATTATGCTGATCCTCTGTACGTCAATCTCTATGCAGAGTATCTTCCGCAGGTCGGCGCTCCCTCTAAATCGGCTCCGGCAGAGCAGGGCCGGAAGCGTGCGAGACGCGACGCGCAACCGGTCGAGCCTGTGGAGGAAGCCGACGAAGAAGACGAAATGTATTGGTACCAAGGGGACCATCTCGATTTGGCCCCGATGTTGCGTGAGCAGGTGATTCTGGCCGCTCCGATGCAGCCCTTGTGTCGAGAGGAGTGTCTCGGACTGTGCTCCCAATGTGGACAGAATTTGAACGAGCGCCGCTGTGGTTGCCCGCCTGAGCAGGCGCCCAGTCCGTTCCGCATGTTGCGGGGGCGCCAATCCCAGAGTGGAAACGCGTAG
- the rpmF gene encoding 50S ribosomal protein L32 produces the protein MANPKHKHSRSRRDMRRTAKMRLVPPGFSLCPQCHELKLPHYTCMNCGTYKGKAVIVVEES, from the coding sequence ATGGCAAATCCAAAACATAAACATTCACGATCTCGGCGGGATATGCGGAGAACGGCCAAGATGAGGCTGGTTCCTCCAGGGTTTTCGCTGTGCCCGCAGTGTCACGAATTGAAACTGCCGCATTATACGTGTATGAACTGCGGTACGTATAAGGGCAAGGCCGTGATCGTCGTCGAGGAATCCTAG
- the fabD gene encoding ACP S-malonyltransferase, with protein MTASGIGFLFPGQGSQSVGMGRGFYDAFPTVKALYDDASSILGYDIAQLCFEGPAERLNLTEHTQPALLVSSAAALKALEPAGIQPVAVAGHSLGEYSALYAAGGVSFRDAVALVQKRGRYMSEAVPPGTGLVAALLGLSAEVVKAACQEAAPAGVVAAANFNSPGQVVIAGEKAAVERTIEIAKTKGCKKAIPLPVSVPVHTPLMQKAADRLASEFAGVSWHDLHVPLVNNAEAVALQRADEIRASLVRQLPSSVRWEESVQKMAQLGVTTFVEIGPGTVLTGLVKRILPGAVTANVHDPKSLDATLVTLGVKGQG; from the coding sequence ATGACAGCTTCAGGAATCGGATTTTTGTTTCCCGGACAGGGGTCGCAGTCGGTGGGCATGGGACGCGGATTCTATGACGCGTTCCCGACCGTGAAGGCCCTCTATGACGATGCCTCCTCCATCCTGGGGTACGACATTGCGCAACTCTGTTTCGAGGGGCCGGCTGAACGGTTGAACCTGACGGAACACACCCAGCCGGCGCTGTTAGTGAGTAGTGCGGCAGCACTGAAAGCCCTTGAACCAGCAGGTATACAACCAGTGGCGGTCGCCGGGCATAGCCTGGGCGAGTATTCGGCCTTGTATGCCGCGGGCGGGGTCTCGTTCCGTGATGCGGTCGCCCTGGTCCAGAAACGGGGCCGGTACATGTCCGAGGCCGTGCCGCCGGGTACGGGGTTGGTGGCAGCCTTGCTGGGTTTGTCTGCAGAGGTCGTCAAGGCTGCATGCCAGGAAGCCGCTCCGGCTGGAGTGGTTGCCGCTGCGAATTTCAATTCTCCCGGACAGGTCGTGATTGCCGGGGAGAAGGCTGCCGTCGAACGGACTATTGAGATCGCCAAGACCAAGGGATGCAAAAAAGCGATCCCGCTCCCAGTCAGTGTGCCGGTGCATACGCCGCTCATGCAGAAGGCGGCGGACCGGTTGGCCTCGGAATTCGCTGGGGTGTCCTGGCATGACTTGCACGTGCCCTTGGTGAATAATGCCGAGGCGGTAGCATTGCAACGGGCCGATGAGATCCGGGCGTCCTTGGTTCGACAACTGCCGTCGTCCGTTCGATGGGAAGAATCGGTGCAGAAGATGGCCCAGCTGGGGGTCACGACCTTCGTAGAAATCGGACCGGGGACTGTCCTCACCGGATTGGTGAAGCGGATCCTTCCGGGTGCGGTGACAGCGAATGTCCACGATCCGAAGTCGTTGGATGCCACGCTGGTGACCTTAGGTGTGAAGGGGCAAGGGTAG